The segment CTCCAATGAACAAGGAATCAATGGACAAAATAGTTCTACAAGATATGATTTTGggagtattatttttcttccaattcATACTTGGTTTTGTTGGAAATTTACTGTTGATCATGATAAATATAAACACCTTTCTGCAGAGAGCAAAGCCAATAGTTTGCATATTTACCCACTTAACTTTTGCCAACCTGATGACAGTTTTATTTGCCGGGATTccagaattaatatttttctttggaataagAAATTTTCTGAATGACACAGGTTGTAGGGCAGGTTTGTTCTTGTACAGAGTGGGCCGAGGTCTTTCCCTCTGCACCACATCTTTCCTCAGTGTGTTCCAAGCCATCGTGATCACCAACAACCATGCTCAGTGGGCGTGGCTCAAATCAAACATCTACACATGCATTTCTTCTGCCCTCCTCTGTTTCTGGGTACTCAACATGCTGATCTATAGTCAGGTCATCATGGGAGTAAAGGCCCCATTTAACACTACTGGGCTTGAAGGAGTTTATAGTCTCAAATACTGTATGTCACACAACAGAGGAACATCTGCATTTCAGGGAGGAATGATTTTAAGAGATTTCCTGTGTGTTCTCCTCATGATCTGGACCAGTGTGCACATGGTAAAGTTCCTCTTCAACCACCGCAAAAATGTCCAGCACATGTTTAGACACAGTCCCTGCCCACAATCCTCTCTTGAGATCAAGGTCACCCACACCATCCTGGTCCAAGTCagctgctttgcttttttttactgGACCAACTGCTGCCTTACCATTTATGCAACCTACCTTCATGAGGTACAAGGGTTAGAAAACATTGCTCGTTTTGTCTCCTCCTGCTACCCAGTAATCTGTCCTTTCTTGCTGATAAAAAACCACAAAGGCCCATTTCTGAACTGCACCTTTGCAACCTTGAGGAAATCTCCACAAATCTCTGGCACCAGAGACTTGAATTACTCTCACACCATCTCTAACACAAAGTGCTCAGGACAGAAAAATCCCACTGCAAAGGTTAAGTGATGGGAggtggagagatagcccagttggtaagacacttgccttcacATGATCTacacagggtcaggagtgatttctgagttctaagcaggagtgagtcctgagcatcatcaggtgtgaccaggGAAAAATGGATGGAGTGCAAGGATTCTGGGgtgtaaagcaaaagaaaatagtatCTTATATGGGCACATGTCCAAGTCCACAGTTTACTGTACAGACTGAGATCAATGAACTGTGAATTCAATAAAACACATTGTAGAAATCTGCACCTGTAAGTGAAACTTTATTTCCATTCTTTctggaggtggtgggggaaggatgcacatctggcagtgcttgggtctcCAACCGggtttggctgcttgcaagacaaacctATTTCCCTCTATACTCTTGCTCTCTGCCCCCTTTATctcatttacaaaattatttcaaatattcgcCTTTGAGAATATTGAAGTGGCTCTGTGGAAACAATTAACCTATTGTGATGCATTTCGCAGTTAATGGGGTGCTtcggatcaaacccgggtcacccgtgtgcaagacaagtgttctctCCCACTGTGTGTCTCTCCAACCACAGCAAACCCTCTGATAGGATAATAGTGGAGCAGGTTTGGGGTTTTAGCAATATTACAGCGGATATGGTGTTTGCTTCTCACATGACCGACGTGGATCcaggccccagcatcccatatggtcttctgagaaattcctgagtgcagagccaggaggaacccctgagcatctccaggtgtgaccccaaaaggcaattaataaatgaaatgtttttttaaaaaaagagagggatGAGGGGTACAAAGCAATAGAGACATTATTTACTGAGTTTCAAACA is part of the Sorex araneus isolate mSorAra2 chromosome 2, mSorAra2.pri, whole genome shotgun sequence genome and harbors:
- the LOC129401839 gene encoding vomeronasal type-1 receptor 4-like; its protein translation is MININTFLQRAKPIVCIFTHLTFANLMTVLFAGIPELIFFFGIRNFLNDTGCRAGLFLYRVGRGLSLCTTSFLSVFQAIVITNNHAQWAWLKSNIYTCISSALLCFWVLNMLIYSQVIMGVKAPFNTTGLEGVYSLKYCMSHNRGTSAFQGGMILRDFLCVLLMIWTSVHMVKFLFNHRKNVQHMFRHSPCPQSSLEIKVTHTILVQVSCFAFFYWTNCCLTIYATYLHEVQGLENIARFVSSCYPVICPFLLIKNHKGPFLNCTFATLRKSPQISGTRDLNYSHTISNTKCSGQKNPTAKVK